The genomic window ttctacactcaagaaggagtcaagcacaattggaatttcaagaaaagcttcactgagcaggaagttatgaattttacaagttgGAGGTTTTCCAGTCCATCCGTTTGCGAGTACCGGTCTTTAGAAGAGAATTTCAAACCAACCAAGAAGCGACCCGAGCCAAATTCAGCTATGGAATTCAAGAtggatctcttagctttccaacaAGCCAAGAATGAGGAGAAAAGCCCACgtaattatgaagttatgatccaatCATCAAAACCGgccaaaccagttctgcacttacttcaattggaagctaaccggttcaatcagtttcaaaccagacaatggcgaccaggagatcaATCTACACCTTCAGGGAGTTCATCCAATGATCCAGACAAGTTCATAGGATGCACCAGCAGCCAGAGGATCAGGAGGATTCTCTTGCAATCACACTTACCATATTTGGATGCATTAACACTAAAGGAGGATATGATCACATCTTGCACTTTAGCTCTCCAACGTCTATTTCTTCCAAGATGCTGCGTTTTTAAGTCATCCTTAGTCATTCTGGAAGTCCCAAAGACGCACCACTTCCTTCCCAAGCTATCTAGATACAAGGAGCCATCAACTTACCTTATTTGGCCGGATTATGCTACAATCAAGTCCAACGGCTCTTTTTATTTACTAcagtttcttttcttgtttaagTCAATTGCATTGCTTTCTAAGAGCTCTATATAAAGCTCATGTCAACCATTTGTAAGAGTtacctttgatcatttttataataaaccgagAATTTTCTCTTTGAAGCTTTTGCTTTGTTTCTATTGTTCTTCTAAGTGGTATGGTGGATTCCATTGCTTAGTGAACGTGTTTAGTCTCTGTCTCTGTGTGGATTCACTGAGGCCGTGGCttgtgagttgtatcaaaggccaTCCGCAACCTTTGTGGTGCTCTTCAATCCATCCAGCCTTTCCTGTCCAGATCcttttggttgattagatcagtcCATCCGGATCACCCCTTGTGCTAGATCGATTCTCTCTTGTACTAAGAGTTATACAGCCTTTGatagcttaggcttgtatcagtGTATCCAAGGGCAAATGTAATCTCTGTCCAAAATGGTTATTCCTCACAATTTCTCCTTGTGATGCAGCGGAACCATGGCAATTAGGATCTCAAGACGCAGCTACACCTATAATGCAAGGAATAATAGACTTTCAACTTTTGGGTTCCAAAGATATACGATCTGCTCAGTTATTTAAGAAATCCAGTTCAATTTTGTTTTCGGGTTTTACGGTTCTGGATAAATATGTCCAAACCTTTAGactatcttatataaaattttatttaaaattttatttaaaattttattaaattttcaaaatagacTCGCACTTTCTAAGCACGAATTAAAATCTAGTATTCCTATTAGTTTCTTAAACGCTTTGAAGTATTCCAataactagaaaaataaaattctcttaCATCAAAACTTCCCATGCatgttcttttaaaaaaaatatggcgGGAGCGGATTGTTACAAACCTTTTTCTGTCAAACATTATCAAAGTAAGATCGAACAAAATCAAAAGGATGTTCATCCTAAGCTTTCTTTCTAACTTCTTTTACGTCCTTGTTCTTTCTTACTACTTCCTTATTTCTCTTATATATCCTTTCGGTTAAGCTTATCAAAAGAGTTGTAATTTAATGGCAAaagtgtttttaatttgtttcattcccttaaaatgaaaattatagtATGTTGCAGTACATTATTACATCTCAGTTTTTATTATCACAAAatctttcaaaaagaaaatagttattACATAGATAATTTAGAGAAAACAGAAACTGCTAAACATcagaaataatatttaaatatgtaaataaacaGTTGAGACGTATGAATATTCATTTCCTCATTTCTTCTCATTCATGCCAAGACTGTTCTTAACACCATCCAAAGCACCTTGAGCCATGTTCTTCACAGATTCTCCCGTCTGATCTCCAAATTCATATtcaaatatcaatatttttacGAACTTATATTCTAGTattaataactatattaaattatattggAAGACCTACATATGATGTAAATTTAACCTCAAAGGGGTACATgcaataaaattaatgaaaatataccTGGCCAAGAAAACCAGCGGTTTGTTCCTGGCCATGTTGGGCGGATTCTCTAGTGGGATGAGATTTATCAGCAGACTTGTTTTGTGCTGAATGTGTAACATCAATAGCCTTGTCATGTGCTGATTGTGCCACCTCTGCAGTCTTGTCACGTGCTGATTGTGCAGTCTGCTTTGCAGACTCAGTCCACTGCTCAGCCTTCTCCTGTTGTATCCATGAGAacattatatacaaaatcatatttaGGATTTGGTGACTCAACATGGCTTAAAACTGATTAATACAAAAATTTGAGGTCTTAGATCATACACGAGCTTGGCCCTTGGTTTGGCCAGCATTGAATGCTTGCTGTGACATGATTGATGATCCAAAGAagcaatttttttaaagaagatTCA from Raphanus sativus cultivar WK10039 unplaced genomic scaffold, ASM80110v3 Scaffold4436, whole genome shotgun sequence includes these protein-coding regions:
- the LOC130507381 gene encoding late embryogenesis abundant protein 1-like, yielding MSQQAFNAGQTKGQAREKAEQWTESAKQTAQSARDKTAEVAQSAHDKAIDVTHSAQNKSADKSHPTRESAQHGQEQTAGFLGQTGESVKNMAQGALDGVKNSLGMNEKK